In the Drosophila biarmipes strain raj3 chromosome X, RU_DBia_V1.1, whole genome shotgun sequence genome, one interval contains:
- the LOC108023462 gene encoding S-phase kinase-associated protein 1 yields the protein MPSIKLQSSDEEIFDTDIQIAKCSGTIKTMLEDCGMEDDEHAIVPLPNVNSTILRKVLTWAHYHKDDPQPTEDDESKEKRTDDIISWDADFLKVDQGTLFELILAANYLDIKGLLELTCKTVANMIKGKTPEEIRKTFNIKKDFTPAEEEQVRKENEWCEEK from the coding sequence ATGCCCAGCATCAAGTTGCAATCTTCGGACGAGGAGATCTTCGACACGGACATCCAGATCGCCAAGTGCTCCGGCACCATCAAGACCATGCTGGAGGACTGCGGCATGGAGGATGACGAGCACGCCATTGTGCCCCTGCCCAACGTGAACTCGACGATCCTGCGCAAGGTGCTCACCTGGGCCCACTACCACAAGGACGACCCCCAGCCGACGGAGGACGACGAGAGCAAGGAGAAGCGCACCGACGACATCATCTCCTGGGACGCCGACTTCCTCAAGGTCGATCAGGGCACCCTGTTCGAGCTCATCCTGGCCGCCAACTATCTGGACATCAAGGGCCTGCTGGAGCTCACCTGCAAGACGGTGGCCAACATGATCAAGGGCAAGACACCCGAGGAGATCCGCAAGACCTTCAACATCAAGAAGGACTTCACGCCcgccgaggaggagcaggtgcGCAAGGAGAACGAGTGGTGCGAGGAGAAGTAG